Sequence from the Rhodanobacter sp. genome:
GCGGGCGCCTGGCGCTGGGCGGTTACGACAACCAGATCTCCTTCAACGCCAGCCTGCCGCTGGGCGCGACGCCGCATGCGCCCAGCATCTCGTTCAACCTGAATCACGACACCCAAAGCGGCAACCAGCAACAAGCCACCCTCAACGGCACGCTGGGCCAGTGGAACCAGTTCACCTACGGCGCCACCGCTTCGCATGGAGGCGCCGGCACGGGCAACGCATTCAGCGCGAACGCCGGGTACAACAGCCCCTTCGCCGCGTTCAACGCCAGCGTCGGCAATGGCAGCGGCTACTCGCAGGCATCCCTCGGTGTCAGCGGCGCGGTGGTCGCCCACGCAGGCGGCGTCACCTTCGGCCAGCCGACCGGCGACACCATCGCCATCGTGCATCTGCCGGGCGCGGCCGGCGCGCACATCCTCAATGCGCCGGGCCTCAGCGTGGACCACGACGGCTATGCGCTGGTGCCGTATCTGAATCCCTACCAGCTCAACACCATCCAGGTCGACCCGCAGGGCCTGCCGCTGAGCGTGCAGCTGGACGCCACCAGCGCCGACGTGGCCCCCTATGCCGGCGCGGTGGTGATGGTGAACTTCAACAGCAAGTCCAGCCAGGCCGCGATTGCGCGCATCCGCCTGGCCGACGGTCAGCCCGCGCCGTTCGGCGCTGAAGTCTTCGACGCCAAGGACCAGCCGCTGGGCGTGGTCGGCCAGAGCGGCCTGACCCTGCTGCGGGGTGCCACCGGCGGCGGCAGGCTCAGCGTGCAATGGCAGGATGAGCAGGGCGTGGCGCAGGCCTGCCGGTTCACCTACGAACCGGGCAAGCAGGCACAGGCGTATCGGCAAGTCCAGGTGACGTGCGTGGCGGACAACGCACCGCCGTCGCAGAAGGAAGGTGGAACATGATCGGTAATACGATCGTCGGCGTGTCGCCGCCGTCGTGCACGGGCCTGCGCGCGACGGCGCGGCATGGCGCCCGTACCGCGCCGCGGGCGCACGCTCGCCGGCAACGCTCGGGCCGCCTGCCATTCATGCTGTTGCTGCTGGCACTGATCGCCTTGGCCCTGTCCGGCCGGGCCCGCGCCGACTGCTCCAACACCAACAATCCCGGCTCGGTGACGTTCACGCCGCCAGGCGGCCAGATCACGCTGTCGAGCACCGGTACCGCGATCGGCACCGTGCTGTGGACATCGTCGCAGGCCACGCCCGCGAATTACCCGACCCTCAACTGCTCGGGCACCACCAACAACGGCGTCGTCAGCAGCTATGGCCCCCCCACGGGCAGCGACCAGACCCTGTTCCCGACCAATCTTTCATGGCTGTCCTTCCGGATCCTGCATCCGGACAGCAGCAACTATCTGTCGGCCTATCCGAACAACCCCTCCGTGCCCACCGGAAACGTCGCCTTCAGTGTGGCTTCCGCCCTGCAACTGGTGGTGACGGGCATCATCCCCCAGGGCCAGCAGGGCACCACGCAGCAGATGACCATTCCGGCGGGCCAGCTCGCGCAGTGGAACGTCGACACGACCAAGGGCAGCAAGCCCGTCGAAGTGTTCAACATAACCAACATCAACTTCGTCATCCCCACCTGCACGGCGGCCGTGGATCCCACCGTGGTGACGCTGCCCGCAACCACCACGTCGGCCTTGAGCGGCGTCGGCTCCACCGCGGGGCAAACGCCGTTCAACGTGCAACTGAACTGCGTTTCCGGATCCAGGCTCAGCATCACCTTGAACGCGGCGAGCTATTACGGCTCTTCGAGCCTGGGCGTGGTCAAGGGCACCACCGGCACCGGCTACGCGCAGAACGTGGGCGTGCAGATCCTCAAGCAGGACGGCATCACACCCGTCCAGTTCGGTCAGGCCATCTCCGAAGGCGCGACAGCGAACGGCACAATGAACCTGCCGTTCTACGCCCGCTACTACCAGACCGGCACGCCTTCGTCGGCCGGCAACGTCACGGCCACGGCCACCTACACGCTGACCTATCAGTAGCCATCGCACCGCATGTCGCATGACCGGCCCGGCCATGGGCCGCGCGGCGCCTGCCGGGACCTGCCATCAATCGTAGGTACGCACGATCAGGTCGGGAACCGGCTTGCCGGCGGATTCCTGCGGGGCGTAGCTGGCGAAGTAGCCGAGCAGCTGGTTGTTGGCGACCGCTGCCGTATCGAGGATGGTCACCGTGCGCGAGTAGCTGCGACCGGCGTCGACGGCCCCCTGGCCGCAGCTGCGATGCACCGGCGCCGTCGTGATGGCCAGGCTGGCCAATTGCGCGGTGCTGATGGTACAGGTGGGCTCGACCACGGCGCCGGCGAAGTTGATCCGGCCACCTTGCGCCCATGCGCCCTGCGTCGCCAACGCGATGAGCAACCCGAACATCCAGCGATTCCGACCGACCATGCCACACCTCGCCCGGCCCGCAGGGGTTTGCGGGCCATGGAAAGGCTGTCGGCCCCTTTCGGGGGAACTTGACGGTGGTCGAGCGCCCTGCCCTTCAAACTGTGATGGCCATCACTCTTTGGCCGGCGACCGGCCCGGCGAGGCGCCGTGCGCGGCGAGGCAAATGCGCCGGCGATTCAACTATCGGCACCGCAACCGCGATCTGAAGGCTGTCGTCCGCTACGCCATCCGCCGGAACACCAGCCCCTGGCGCAACGGCTCGGCCAGCCAGTGATCGGCCAGCAGGAAGGCGAACAGCGCCATCAGGTAGATGATGGAGTACTTGAACACGCGCATGGCGAAGAACTCGTCCGGCGGGTTCAGCAGGCGGATCGCGTAGTACAGGAAGCCCGCGCCCAGCACCGCCGCGCCGCCGAGGTAGAGCCAGCCGCTGTGGCCGGTGATCGCCGGCAGCAGGGTCACCAGCACCAGCAGCACGGTGTAGAACAGCACCTGCCAACGCGTATAGGCCACGCCGTGGGTCACCGGCAGCATCGGCACGCCGGCGCGGGCGTAGTCCTCGCGGCGGAAGATCGCCAGCGCCCAGAAATGCGGCGGCGTCCACACGAAGATGATCAGGCAAAGCTGCAGCGCGAACGGGTGCAACGCGCCGGTCACCGCCGTCCAGCCCAGCACCGGCGGGATTGCGCCGGCGAGGCCGCCGATCACGATGTTCTGCGGCGTGGCCCGCTTGAGGTAGGCCGTGTACACCAGCGCGTAGCCGATCAGGCCGCCGAAGGTGAGCCACGCGGTGAGGCCGTTCACCAGCAAGGCCAACACCAGCATCGAGACGATGCCCATGACGATGGCGAACACCAGCACCTGCCAGGGCTTGAGGTGGCCGGTGGCCAGCGGCCGCCGCGCGGTGCGCGCCATCAGCTTGTCGATGCGCTGGTCGATCAGGTGGTTGAACGCCGCCGCCGAACCCGAGGCCAGCCAAATGCCCAGCGTGCCCCATACCAGCGCACGCCACGGCGGGATGCCGGGCACCGCGAGGAACATGCCGATCACCGCGCAGAACACCAGCAGCGCGACCACGCGCGGCTTGGTCAGCTGCAGGTATTCGCCCAGCACGCTCATGCCGCCGCTCCCGTCAGGTCCGGCCGGCGCTGCGTGCGCGCCAGCGTCGCCACCAGGGTGAACAGCAACAGCGCCGCCATGCCGTTGTGTGCGGTCGCCACCGGCAGGGGCAGCCCGAAATGCACGTTGCTGATGCCCAGCAGCACCTGGCAGACCAGCGCCACGGCCACCGCGATGCCGTAGCGGCGCAGGCCGCGCCGCGCCAGCTTGTGCGACAGCCAGCCGAGGTAGCAGAACACCACCAGCGCACCGATCCGGTGTGCCAGCTGGATCGCGGTGCGCGCGGCGCCGTCGAGGATGCCGCCTTCGTAGTCCACGCCGATGCCGCGCCACAGGATGAAGCCCTGGTGGAAATCGCTGGCCGGCCACCACTGGCCCGAACACTTGGGAAAGGCCGCGTCGCCGAAGCCGCAGGCCAGCGCCGCATAGTTGGACGAGGTCCAGCCGCCCAGCGCGATCTGGCAGGCCAGCAGCACGATGCCGAGGATCACCAGCCGGCGCAGCCCCGCCAATGCATCGTCCGCAGCACCCACGCCGGCGAATCGCACCGCCGCGTAGCCCAGCAGCGCGAAGGTGGTCATGCCGCCCAGCAGGTGTCCGGTCACCACGATGGGTTTCAGCAGCAGGGTCACCGTCCACATGCCCAGCATGGCCTGGAAGATGATGACGCCCAGCGCGACCAGGCAGATCCGCCAGGCCGCGGGACGCTGCAACGCCAACGCGGCGGCCAGCGGCAATGCGATCGCGCACACCGCCAGCAACGACGACCAGCGGTGTTCGCCGTGCATGTACATCGCCACGCCCAGCGCGGCGAGCACCGCGCTGGCGGCCAGCGCCAGCAGCGCCCAGCGCCGCCGCCACGCCGCCAGGATGGCCATCGCCAGCACCAGCACGCCCAGCGTGCCCGCCAGCATGCGATGCACCTGTTCGCGCCAGGCCTTGTGCGCCTCGTAGGGACGGTTCGGGAACTCGGCATCGGCGTGCGCCACCGCCTGTGCATGCTGCGGCCAGGTCGCCTGGCCGTAGCAGGTGGGCCAGTCGGGGCAGGACAGGCCGGCGTTGGAGAGCCGCACGAAGGCGCCGAACATCACCAGCCCGAACGCGAACACGGCCGACAACAGCGCCAGCCAGCGCAGGATGCTTCCCACTCGAAACGACATCACTTGATGACCTTCTTCAGATCCCGGAGCAGCCCAGAGGCATCGAAACCGGGAGGATAACTCGCCAGCGCCGTGCCATCGGACTCGACCAGCAGCGCACCCACGCTGTCCAACTGCCGCGGACGCCACGGCGCCAGCTTGTCGTCGGTATCCGTACCGAGCTGCCAGTAGTTCGCCATAGCGGCGCGCCGCTGCGGATCGGCCGGCGGCGTACCCACATAGAGCAGCCGCAGCCGCGACTGGTTGCCGTTGAGCATCACGCGGCTCTTGGCCATCGCGGTCAGCGCGGCGTAGCAGCGCGCGGCGCAGTCCGGCCCCGGCAGCGCGACCAGGGTGAGCCGCGGCTCGCTGTCGCGCCACGCCCACAGGCTGCCATCGGCCATGCGTACCGGCAATTGCTCCTGCGCGAAGTTGCGCTGCGGCGTGATCGGCAGGCCATTGCCCTTGGCGGCGGGCTGCCAGCCGGTCAGGGTGAGTACCATCGCCAGCACGAACGGCGCGGCAAACACCGAAGCGACCAGCAGCAGTTTCAGGCGGCTCTTGCGCAATACGGCGGGATCGACGGCATTCATCGGAAATCCAAGGTCAGGAACGGCGCGAACCGCGTTTGCGGTTCAGCACCAGCAGGATCACCACCACGGCGATGGCGAAGGAAAACCACTGGAACGCATAGGCGCGATGCCGTGCCGGCGGCATGTCGCCGAAATCCAGCGTGTGCTCGCGCACGTAGATCGAGGCCGGGTCGGCATCCAGCGCCAGCACACGCGGATAGAGCTTGTCGCCCAGGTCGGCAGCCACCTGGCCGAGGTCGAGGTAGATCGTCTTCTTCGGCCAAGCCGACTCGCGCGCCAGCGCGTTGCCGCCCATCTCGAAACCGCGTCCCGGCGGCGGCACGTAGAGGCCGTGCAGGCTTTGCACGCCGGCCGGCAACGGCGGCAGCTGCGGCGTCTGGTCGGTGCCGTTGCCGGGGAGGAAGCCGAGATCCACCAGCAGCAGGCGATCGCCATGTTGCGGACGGAACGGCACGTAGACCTCCACGCCGCCGCGGTCGTCGTGCTTGGGGTTGTCCAGCAGGTAGATCCGGTCGGCCAGGTAGCGGCCCTGCAGGCGCACGCGCGGATAGGCGTCCTGCGGGGGCCGCAGCGCCACCGCGGCAAAGTCCTGCGGCAGCGCGACGGCGGCCGCGGCATAGCGTCGCAGAAGGTCGTCCTTGTACGCGGCGCGATGCAGTTGCCAGAAGCCCAGGCGCACGAAAAGCACGGCCGCACAGGCCGTCAGCAGGATCGCCCACCACGGCGGGCGGCGAAATCCGCCTAGCACGAAGCGCACGCCCCGGTGGCTATACTCGCTGCAACAAAATCGACCGGATCGCTCACGTGGGCCCCATCTACAAATACGCGGTGGTGGTGTTGCTGCTGGTGGTGATTTTCAGCCTGGGTCAGGCGCTGTACTACATGATGACCGACAAGGACGACGACAGGCGCATGGCCTGGGCGTTGACCCGCCGCATCGCGCTGTCGCTGCTGCTGATCGGCATGGTCGCCTTCGGCATCTGGATGGGCTGGCTGCAGCCGCATGGCGTCGGTCAGTGATTGTAGCCGCCTGATCCCGCACGCGTCCGGCCTGCGACGATCGCGCCAAGCAAGACCAAAAAAGAAGCCCGCCAATTGGCGGGCTTCTTTGGTTCGAGAACCCGATTCGAAGCGGGCTTCTCTGAAAAGTCCGGCCATGGATGGCCGGTTTTGACCTTCGCCCTCCGCGACAGGAGGTCGCGTTAGGTCAAAGTATGTAGACGAACAGGAACAGCCCCAGCCACACCACGTCCACGAAGTGCCAGTACCACGCCACCGCCTCGAAGCCGAAGTGGTGTTCCTTGCTGAAATGGCCTTTCAGCACGCGGAACCAGATCACCGCCAGCATGATGGTGCCCAGCGTCACGTGCAGGCCGTGGAAACCGGTGAGCATGAAAAACGTGGAACCGTAGACGCCGCTGTGCAGGGTCAGGTTGAGCTCCTTGTACGCCTCCATGTACTCGTGCGCCTGGCAGTACAGGAAGGTGGCGCCCAGCAGCACGGTGAGGCCCAGGAACACCAGGATCTTGCCGCGATGGCCGGCCCGCAGCGCATGGTGCGCGATGGTCACGGTGACGCTGGAGGTAAGCAGGATCAGCGTGTTCAGCAGCGGCAGCCCCCACGGCGCCACCGTGCTGAAGGCGCCGCCGATGTGCATCGGGCCGTTGCCGCCTTCCGCCCCCCACGAGGCGCTGTAGTTTTCGTAGAGGAACTGGTGGGTGAGCACGCCGTGGCCTGCGCCGCCCAGCCACGGCACCGAGAAATTGCGGATGTAGAACAGCGCGCCGAAGAACGCGCCGAAGAACATCACCTCGGAGAAGATGAACCACATCATGCCCATGCGGAACGAGGTGTCCACCTGGTGGTTGTAGTTGCCGGCCAGCGACTCCCGGATGACCGAGCGGAACCAGCCGAAGAACATGCCGATGACGCCGACCGCGCCGATGGCGATCACCGTCTTGCCGAAGCCGGTGTCGCCGGGCTGCGCGCTCAGCCAGTGCGCCGCGCCGAACACGGTGAGGAACATCACCACCGCGGCCACGATGGGCCACTGGCTCTTGCTCGGAACGTAATAGGTGTCGTGCTGCTGGACCATGCTGAGACTCCGTGGAGTTTCCCGCGAGCGGCGGATGCCGCGACCGCTTCACCGAATGCGGCGGCAAGCCGCCGCGACTACTTCATCAACAGAATTTGCGCGAACGACAACAGGTAGAACGCGCCGACCACGACGGCCAGCACCGTCACCGTGCGGCGCACGCCGTGCCGGCGCTTCCGCTCGTACTGTCCATCTCCGACCTGGCTGGCCATGCGCGCCCCTCCCGTACCGGTCAATCGTTCACGTGCCCGTGCGCCAGTTCGTCGTCATGCACTACCGGCGGCACTTCGAAAGTATGGTGCGGCGCCGGCGACGGCACCGTCCACTCCAGGCCCTTGGCGCTTTCCCACACGCGGTCGGCGGCCTTCTTCTTGGAGAAGAACGCGCAATGCACGATCACGCCGAGGAAGATCAGCTGCGAGGCGCCGAACAGGAAGCCGCCGATCGAACTGATCATGTTGAAGTCGGCGAACGCCACGTTGTAGTCCGGGATGCGGCGCGGCATGCCGGCCAGCCCGAGGAAATGCTGCGGGAAGAACAGCACGTTCACGAACACCACGCTGCACCAGAAGTGCACCTTGCCCCAGAACTCGCTGTACATGCGGCCGGTCCACTTCGGCAGCCAGTAATAGGTGGCCGCCATGATCGCGAACGCCGCACCGGTCACCAGCACGTAGTGGAAGTGCGCCACCACGAAGTAGGTGTCGTGGTACTGGAAGTCCGCCGGCACCAGCGCCAGCATCAGGCCGGAGAAGCCGCCGATGGTGAACAGGATGATGAAGGCGATGGCGAACAGCATCGGCGTCTCGAAGGTCATCGAGCCGCCCCACATCGTGGCCACCCAGTTGAACACCTTCACGCCGGTCGGCACCGCGATCAGCATCGTCGCGTACATGAAGAAGATGTCCGCGCCCAGCGGCAGGCCCACCGCGAACATGTGGTGCGCCCACACGATGAACGACAGGAAGGCGATGCTGGCGATCGCGTACACCATCGCCTTGTAGCCGAAGATCGGCTTGCGCGCGAAGGTCGGCACGATCTCCGAGATGATCCCGAACGCGGGCAGGATCATGATGTAGACCTCGGGATGCCCGAAGAACCAGAACACGTGCTGGTACAGCACCGGGTCGCCGCCGCCGTGCGGATTGAAGAAGCTGGTGCCGAAGTACTTGTCGGTGAGCAGCATGGTCACCGCACCGGCCAGCACCGGCATCACCGCGATCAGCAGGAAGGCCGTGATCAGCCAGCTCCACACGAACACCGGCATCTTCAGCAGGTCCATGCCCGGCGCGCGCATGTTGAGGATGGTCGCGATGATGTTGATCGCACCCATGATCGAGCTGATGCCCATCAGGTGGATCGCAAACACCACGTAGGCCAGCGAATCGCTCTGCAGCGACAGCGGCGGGTACATCGTCCAGCCGCCGGCCGGGCCGCCGCCGGGCAGGAACAGCGTGGACAACATCAGCGTGAAGGCGAACGGAAGGATCCAGAACGAGAGGTTGTTCATGCGCGGCAGCGCCATGTCCGGCGCACCGATCATCAACGGGATCATCCAGTTACCGAGGCCCACGAAGGCCGGCATGATCGCGCCGAAGATCATCACCAGCGCATGCATGGTGGTCATCTCGTTGAAGAAGTACGGCTGCACCAGCTGCAGGCCGGGCTTGAACAGTTCGGCGCGTATCACCATCGCGAAACTGCCGCCGATGAAGAACATCGTCAGCGAGAAGATCAGGTACAGCGTGCCGATGTCCTTGTGGTTGGTGGACATCACCCAGCGCTGGAAGAAACCCTGCGGTGCGTGGTGGTGGTCGTGGTGATCGTGGGTGGCTTCGTGGGCCATGGCCTTGCACCTCTGCCTCAAGTCTGTCGATGGCGCAGCCGCGTTGCGGCCGCTCCCGGAAATCGTGGTTGCGCGTGGCGCCGGTCAGCCGTTGCCGGCAGGCGCGGCCGCAGCGGCGCTGGTGGCGGCCGCTGTCGGTGCGGCCGGCGGCGCGGACGCCTGCTCCTGCGCGGCCAGCCACTTCGCGAAATCTTCCTTGGAGACCGCCTTCACCACGATCGGCATGAAGCCGTGGTCCTGCCCGCACAGTTCGGCGCACTGGCCGCGGTACGTGCCGGGTACGTTGATGTTGGTCCACGCGGTGTTGACGATGCCGGGAATGGCGTCCATCTTCCAGCCGAACGCAGGCACCCACCACGAGTGGATCACGTCGCCGCTGGTGATCACGAAGCGGATCTTGGTGTGGATGGGCAGCACCAGCGGCTTGTCCACGTTCAGCAGGTAGGTGTTCTCGTCGCCGGTCTTCACGGCGTAAGGATCCATCCCGGAACCCAGCTGGCGGGTCTTGTCGGAGAGCGCGTCGAGCTTGGACATGAAGCCGACCCTGCTGACCGGCTTGCCGAGGTAGTCGACGTAGTCGTAGCGCCACTTCCACTGGTAGCCGGTGATCTTCACCGTCATCTGCGAGCCGGTGGTGTTCGCGAACGAGACCAGGCCGCCGGTGGCCATCCACGCGAGCACCACCAGGATGATCACCGGGATCGTGGTCCAGACGATTTCCACCGTGGTGTTGTGCGACCACTTCTCCGGCACCGCGCCGCGCGACTTGCGGAAGCGGAACATCGCGATGAACATCGCGCCGAACACCAGCACGCCGATCACCACGCACACGCCGAACGCGACGTTGTTCAGGAAGTACGGCTCGCCGGACCAGGTGGTCACGCCCCGCGTCATGTTGAGCTGCCACGGCTGGGGATCGGCCTGCGCCAGGCCGGCGCACAACGCCGACACGAGGGCCAGCGACGCCGACACGGCACGCTTGATGCCGGTCATACCGCCGTGGCCGGACAGACTGCGGTTCGGCGTGGACCCGCCAGTCCTGATGCTGCCAGATGTCATGCTCTCGCCCTTTGTTGAACCTATCCGCGCCGCCGGCCGTTGACCTCGTCCAGCAGCAGCTTGAGTTTCCGCAACAGCTCGACACGTTCCCCTTCGGCAAGGAACCTGCCGATTTCCAGCTCGCGCCCGTGCGACGACAGCAGCAGGCGGCGACATCCGTCATCCCCTTCGTCCAGCCGCACGCGCACCCAGCCAGGCTGGAAGCTCGTGCGTTGCCGGCCCGGCAACGATTGCACCTCCAGCGACGCGTCGTCGAGGGTGATGCGCTCGCTGCGGTCGCCGGCGCGCCAGGCCACGCACAGGGCGATGGACACGGCAGACGATTCGACCAGGGCGAACAGCGGAGCGAACACATTCCCCACCCACGCGCCCAGGACGGCGGTCGTCAGCGCCAGCGACGCCAGAAGCATGATGAGCCGACGCAGGCCGCGGCGGCTTAGCGTGCGATTGGGCCTGAGCCATATCGACACGCGGGGCAAGCCGGCAGCGGCTGGTCGTAGCACGATCATGGAGATCCGGCGTGCCAAGAGCGGTTCGATGATAGGTCGCAATGCAGGCAAGGGGCAAGAACGCCGCAGGAACCCGGGCCATGCCGGTCCCGAAGCGGCGGCACGGCGGCGCACGGCGTACAATCCCGCGTTCCTTTCCACCCCCATCCCGCCGTGACCCAACCCATCCTCAGCCCCGAACTCCCCGCCGGCGCCGAGCCGGCCCGCGCGCGCATCACCGCCGCATGGCTGCGCGACGAAACCGAGGCGGTCAACGACCTGCTCGCCCAGGCCACCCTGCCGCCCGCCGAACGCGAGCAGGTGATCGACGTCGCCGCCGGCCTGGTGACCCGCGTGCGCGCCCGCGTCAAGGACCAGAGCGCGGTGGAATCCTTCATGCGCCAGTACGACCTGTCCTCCGAGGAAGGCGTGCTGCTGATGTGCGTGGCCGAGGCGCTGCTGCGCATCCCGGACAAGGCCACCGCCGACAAGCTGATCCGCGACAAGCTGGGCGACGCCGACTGGAAGAAGCACCTGGGCCAGAGCGAGTCGCTGTTCGTCAACGCCAGCACCTGGGGCCTGATGCTCACCGGCCACCTGGTGAATCTGGCCGAGGAGACCCGCCGCGACTTCACCGGCGCGCTGAAGCGCCTGGCCGGCCGCGCCGGCGAGCCGGCGATCCGCCTCGCGGTGCGCCAGGCCATGCGCATCATGGGTCACCAGTTCGTGATGGGACAGACCATCGACGAGGCGCTGGACCGCTGCGCGAAGAAGGAATACGCGGTGTACCGCTATTCCTACGACATGCTGGGCGAATCCGCGCTCACCAGCGAGACCGCCGAGCGCTACCAGGAAGACTACCGCCGCGCCATCGCCCGCATCGGCGCGCGCGGCCCGTTCGCCAACCACACCGACGCGCCGTCGATCTCGGTCAAGCTGTCCGCGCTGCACCCGCGCTACGAGGTGGCCAAGCGCGAAATCGCCCGCCGCGACCTCACCGCCAAGCTGCTCGAACTCTCGCAGCTGGCGATGAAGCAGGGCATCGCGCTCTCGGTGGACGCCGAGGAAGCCGACCGCCTCGAACTCTCGCTGGACATCATCGGCGACGTGTTCGCCCACCCCTCGCTTGAGGGCTGGAACGGGCTCGGCATCGTGGTGCAGGCCTACTCCAAGCGCACCCCGTTCGTGATCGACTGGCTGATCGAGACGGCACGTGCGGCAAATCGTCGCTGGTACGTGCGCCTGGTCAAGGGCGCCTACTGGGACGCCGAGATCAAGCGCGCGCAGGAGCAGGGCCTGGCCGGCTACCCGCTGTACACGCGCAAGCCGAACACCGACGTCTCCTACCTCGCCTGCGCGCGCAAGCTGTTCGACGCCGGCAGCGAGCTGATCTACCCGCAGTTCGCCACCCACAACGCGCACAGCATCGCCGCCGTGCATCACATTGCGCGCGGCCGCCCGTTCGAGTTCCAGCGCCTGCACGGCATGGGCACCGACCTGTACGCCGAAGTGATCGGCCCGCAGAACCTCAACGTGCCCTGCCGCGTCTACGCGCCGGTGGGCACGCACGAGGACCTGCTGCCCTACCTGGTGCGCCGCCTGCTGGAAAACGGCGCCAACACCAGCTTCGTCAACCGCGTGGTGGACGAGACGCTGCCGGTGCGCGACCTGGTGGCCGACCCCTGCGAAACGGTGCGCCGCTTCGCCTCCATCCCGCATCCCCGCATTCCCCTGCCGGTCAATCTCTACGGTGAGCTTCGGAAGAATTCCATGGGCATCAACTTCTCCAACGACAACGAACTGAAGGCCACCGCCGAAGCCGTCAACGCCAAGTCCGGCCCGTGGACCGCCGAGCCGCTGGTGCCCGGCGCCAAGGGCAACGGCCCCAGCGTGCAGGTGACCAACCCGGCCGACCGCCGCCAGGTCGTGGGCAGCTACGTCAGCGCCGACGCCGCGCTGGTGGACAAGGCGCTGGCCAACGCCGTCGCCGCCCAGCCCGACTGGGATCGCCTGCCGGCCGCCAGCCGCGCCGCCATCCTGGAACACGCCGCCGAACAACTCGAAGCGCGCCGCGCCGAATTCATCGCGCTGTGCGTGCGCGAAGCCGGCAAGAGCCTGCCCGACGCCATCGCCGAGATCCGCGAGGCCGCCGACTTCCTGCGTTATTACGCCACCATGGCGCGCCGCCTGTTCGGCCAACCCGAACAGTTGCCCGGCCCCACCGGCGAGAGCAACCAGCTGTTCCTCAACGGCCGCGGCGTGTTCGTCTGCATCAGCCCGTGGAACTTCCCGCTGGCGATCTTCCTCGGTCAGGTCAGCGCCGCGCTCGCCGCCGGCAACAGCGTGATCGCCAAGCCCGCCGAGCAGACCAGCCTGATCGGCCATGCCGCAGTGAAGCTGCTGCACGAAGCCGGCGTGCCCGAGGCCGTGCTGCAGTACCTGCCGGGCGACGGCGCCGTGGTCGGTGCCGCGCTCACGAAAGATCCGCGCGTGGCCGGCGTGGCCTTCACCGGCTCCACCGAGACCGCCTGGGCAATCAACCGCGCGCTGGCCGCGCGCAACGCGCCGATCGCCGCGCTGATCGCCGAAACCGGCGGCCAGAACGCGATGATCGCGGACTCCTCCGCCCTGCCCGAACAGATCGTCAAGGACGTGATCGCCTCCGCCTTCCAGTCCGCCGGCCAGCGCTGCTCGGCCGCGCGCGTGCTGTTCGTGCAGGAGGACATCGCCGACAAGGTCGTCGGCATGCTGGCCGGCGCGATGGCCGAATTGAAGGTGGGCGACCCCGGCCAGCTCTCCACCGACGTGGGCCCGGTGATCGACGAGGACGCGCGCAAGATCCTCGTCGACCACGCCGCGCGCATGGACAAGGAAGCGAAGAAGATCGGCGAGGTGCCGCTCGACCCGGCCGCCACTGCCCACGGCACGTTCTTCGCCCCGCGCGCCTACGAGATCCCCGCGCTGTCCACGCTCACCCGCGAGGTGTTCGGCCCGGTGCTGCACGTGCTGCGCTGGAAGGGCAGCGAACTGAAGCAGGTGGTCGAACAGATCAACGCCACCGGCTACGGCCTCACGCTGGGCGTGCACAGCCGCATCGACGACACCGTGGACTACATCCGCAGCCA
This genomic interval carries:
- a CDS encoding COX15/CtaA family protein, with the translated sequence MSFRVGSILRWLALLSAVFAFGLVMFGAFVRLSNAGLSCPDWPTCYGQATWPQHAQAVAHADAEFPNRPYEAHKAWREQVHRMLAGTLGVLVLAMAILAAWRRRWALLALAASAVLAALGVAMYMHGEHRWSSLLAVCAIALPLAAALALQRPAAWRICLVALGVIIFQAMLGMWTVTLLLKPIVVTGHLLGGMTTFALLGYAAVRFAGVGAADDALAGLRRLVILGIVLLACQIALGGWTSSNYAALACGFGDAAFPKCSGQWWPASDFHQGFILWRGIGVDYEGGILDGAARTAIQLAHRIGALVVFCYLGWLSHKLARRGLRRYGIAVAVALVCQVLLGISNVHFGLPLPVATAHNGMAALLLFTLVATLARTQRRPDLTGAAA
- a CDS encoding twin transmembrane helix small protein, which translates into the protein MGPIYKYAVVVLLLVVIFSLGQALYYMMTDKDDDRRMAWALTRRIALSLLLIGMVAFGIWMGWLQPHGVGQ
- a CDS encoding SURF1 family protein — its product is MRFVLGGFRRPPWWAILLTACAAVLFVRLGFWQLHRAAYKDDLLRRYAAAAVALPQDFAAVALRPPQDAYPRVRLQGRYLADRIYLLDNPKHDDRGGVEVYVPFRPQHGDRLLLVDLGFLPGNGTDQTPQLPPLPAGVQSLHGLYVPPPGRGFEMGGNALARESAWPKKTIYLDLGQVAADLGDKLYPRVLALDADPASIYVREHTLDFGDMPPARHRAYAFQWFSFAIAVVVILLVLNRKRGSRRS
- a CDS encoding fimbrial protein, whose amino-acid sequence is MIGNTIVGVSPPSCTGLRATARHGARTAPRAHARRQRSGRLPFMLLLLALIALALSGRARADCSNTNNPGSVTFTPPGGQITLSSTGTAIGTVLWTSSQATPANYPTLNCSGTTNNGVVSSYGPPTGSDQTLFPTNLSWLSFRILHPDSSNYLSAYPNNPSVPTGNVAFSVASALQLVVTGIIPQGQQGTTQQMTIPAGQLAQWNVDTTKGSKPVEVFNITNINFVIPTCTAAVDPTVVTLPATTTSALSGVGSTAGQTPFNVQLNCVSGSRLSITLNAASYYGSSSLGVVKGTTGTGYAQNVGVQILKQDGITPVQFGQAISEGATANGTMNLPFYARYYQTGTPSSAGNVTATATYTLTYQ
- the cyoE gene encoding heme o synthase, whose translation is MSVLGEYLQLTKPRVVALLVFCAVIGMFLAVPGIPPWRALVWGTLGIWLASGSAAAFNHLIDQRIDKLMARTARRPLATGHLKPWQVLVFAIVMGIVSMLVLALLVNGLTAWLTFGGLIGYALVYTAYLKRATPQNIVIGGLAGAIPPVLGWTAVTGALHPFALQLCLIIFVWTPPHFWALAIFRREDYARAGVPMLPVTHGVAYTRWQVLFYTVLLVLVTLLPAITGHSGWLYLGGAAVLGAGFLYYAIRLLNPPDEFFAMRVFKYSIIYLMALFAFLLADHWLAEPLRQGLVFRRMA
- a CDS encoding cytochrome c oxidase subunit 3 produces the protein MVQQHDTYYVPSKSQWPIVAAVVMFLTVFGAAHWLSAQPGDTGFGKTVIAIGAVGVIGMFFGWFRSVIRESLAGNYNHQVDTSFRMGMMWFIFSEVMFFGAFFGALFYIRNFSVPWLGGAGHGVLTHQFLYENYSASWGAEGGNGPMHIGGAFSTVAPWGLPLLNTLILLTSSVTVTIAHHALRAGHRGKILVFLGLTVLLGATFLYCQAHEYMEAYKELNLTLHSGVYGSTFFMLTGFHGLHVTLGTIMLAVIWFRVLKGHFSKEHHFGFEAVAWYWHFVDVVWLGLFLFVYIL